A single Drosophila miranda strain MSH22 chromosome XR, D.miranda_PacBio2.1, whole genome shotgun sequence DNA region contains:
- the LOC108151604 gene encoding probable cytochrome P450 316a1: MILTTTFLCFCVASAINYFRTRRQRSLIKNLGGPFSWPLLGAMHKLLFLKPQNFFQRSHEYLTKYGAVTRLWVFHRLFMPLADLELAKQVLQSEQHLETGYELMRHWLGGGILMCDKNQWTQRHGLIGSIFNKGNMLPLTELCRQQAVLLQLTLADHAEQRDVFDAWTIVAPAVRDLMVLTTCGVRPSEGYSEAFTCLTEIYRKRFLSLQSVNRFTFWVSSPLLRRRQAQLIKQLNDEHKEHIDRCRRLQKQEEQLKAGTVVVDRIEPLPAQWHQSLLEILLASNHNPEITDDDICAELNTCNYLGYLLCSSALCFSLVTISRHPAVQQRCMQELRKAQREDQSWDVRRLPYLEAVLLETLRLYPPQVIVGRHLTEDMPYTHSEVGDGTLPFGAEIYVNLFEMQRNEERYLNASHFQAERFLDYPPEIYSFSMGPRCCPAKQFSMVLLKTLIAPILSNFELLPYGDAPRLDLRLSLGSSNGFQLALKPR; the protein is encoded by the exons ATGATCTTGACCACCACATTCCTGTGCTTCTGCGTGGCCTCGGCCATCAACTATTTCAGGACGCGCCGGCAGCGTTCGCTGATCAAGAATCTCGGAGGACCCTTCTCCTGGCCCCTGCTGGGCGCGATGCACAAGCTGCTGTTCCTCAAGCCGCAGA ATTTCTTCCAGCGTAGCCACGAGTATCTGACTAAGTACGGAGCTGTGACCCGCCTCTGGGTCTTCCACAGACTCTTCATGCCGCTGGCGGACCTCGAGCTGGCCAAACAAGTCTTGCAGAGCGAGCAACATCTGGAGACGGGCTATGAGCTGATGCGGCACTGGCTGGGCGGCGGCATTCTCATGTGCGACAAGAACCAGTGGACCCAGCGTCACGGGCTCATAGGCAGCATCTTTAACAAGGGAAACATGCTGCCGCTGACGGAGCTGTGTCGCCAGCAGGCGGTGCTACTGCAGCTGACACTGGCGGACCATGCAGAGCAACGCGATGTGTTCGATGCTTGGACGATTGTGGCACCCGCTGTGCGGGATCTGATGGTACTGACCACTTGCGGCGTGCGCCCCAGCGAGGGGTATTCCGAGGCCTTCACTTG CCTCACGGAGATCTACCGAAAGCGATTCCTGAGCTTGCAGTCGGTGAACCGCTTCACCTTCTGGGTCAGCTCTCCCCTATTACGGCGGCGACAGGCGCAACTCATCAAGCAACTGAATGACGAGCACAAAGAGCACATCGATCGATGCCGAAGACTGCAGAAGCAGGAGGAGCAACTCAAGGCTGGAACCGTGGTGGTGGATCGCATTGAGCCACTGCCTGCGCAGTGGCATCAATCACTGCTGGAGATTCTGCTGGCCAGCAACCATAATCCCGAAATCACGGACGACGACATCTGTGCAGAGCTGAATACCTGCAACTATCTAGGATACTTGCTCTGCAGCTCGGCCCTCTGCTTCTCCCTAGTCACGATTTCCCGGCATCCGGCTGTTCAGCAGCGCTGCATGCAGGAGCTACGGAAGGCTCAGAGAGAAGACCAGAGCTGGGACGTGCGACGGCTGCCCTACCTGGAAGCCGTGCTGCTGGAGACGCTGCGCCTCTACCCACCCCAAGTGATTGTCGGCCGCCACTTGACCGAGGATATGCCCTACA CTCATAGCGAGGTGGGGGACGGCACTCTGCCCTTTGGCGCCGAGATATATGTGAATCTCTTTGAAATGCAGCGCAACGAGGAGCGCTATCTGAATGCGAGCCACTTTCAGGCGGAGAGATTTCTGGATTACCCGCCAGAGATCTACAGCTTCAGCATGGGTCCACGCTGCTGTCCGGCCAAGCAGTTCAGCATGGTGCTGCTCAAGACCCTAATCGCCCCAATCCTCTCAAACTTCGAGCTGCTGCCCTATGGTGATGCCCCTCGCCTCGACTTACGACTCTCTCTGGGCTCTTCTAATGGCTTTCAATTGGCTCTGAAGCCACGATAG